A DNA window from Paralichthys olivaceus isolate ysfri-2021 chromosome 11, ASM2471397v2, whole genome shotgun sequence contains the following coding sequences:
- the LOC109623655 gene encoding dual specificity protein phosphatase 14 isoform X1: MKTPDVYTSRVVYVKKTKNLKLFLLSMKQVKDFIPGVHFRVTCQQQRPGGGVMAVSQVSPGVFLSDLDSALNVGVLTSRNITLIINASGLQDVSYPQLDLQLLHVPVQDQPHAPLSHYFESVAERISQNQTGATLVHCTAGRSRSPTLIMAYLMRCEGLSLRRAHEQVLDQRPFIRPNAGFWLQLMEYERTLFSRNSVRMVRTSCGVLPEALQDSEDTAAYCVNI, translated from the exons atgaaaacaccgGATGTTTACACGTCACGTGTcgtttatgtaaaaaaaacaaaaaacctgaaACTTTTTCTTCTGTCGATGAAACAAGTGAAAGATTTTATACCTGGTGTTCACTTCCGGGTCACATGTCAACAACAACGACCAG GTGGAGGTGTCATGGCGGTGTCTCAGGTGAGTCCCGGTGTGTTCCTCagtgatctggactcagctctgAACGTCGGTGTGTTGACCAGCAGGAACATCACCCTCATCATTAACGCCAGTGGACTGCAGGACGTGTCCTACCCTCAGCTGGACCTGCAGCTCCTTCACGTCCCCGTCCAGGATCAACCTCACGCCCCCCTAAGCCACTACTTTGAATCTGTGGCTGAAAGGATCAGTCAGAACCAGACAGGGGCCACGCTGGTCCACTGCACCGCAGGCAGGAGTCGATCCCCCACCCTGATCATGGCCTACCTGATGAG gtgtgaGGGTCTTAGCCTTCGTCGGGCTCATGAGCAGGTTCTGGATCAGCGACCCTTCATCAGACCCAATGCAGGATTCTGGTTGCAGCTGATGGAGTATGAGCGGACTCTGTTCAGCAGGAACTCAGTGCGGATGGTGAGGACGTCCTGCGGCGTCCTGCCAGAGGCTCTGCaggactctgaggacacagctGCGTACTGTGTTAACATCTGA
- the LOC109623655 gene encoding dual specificity protein phosphatase 14 isoform X2, which yields MAVSQVSPGVFLSDLDSALNVGVLTSRNITLIINASGLQDVSYPQLDLQLLHVPVQDQPHAPLSHYFESVAERISQNQTGATLVHCTAGRSRSPTLIMAYLMRCEGLSLRRAHEQVLDQRPFIRPNAGFWLQLMEYERTLFSRNSVRMVRTSCGVLPEALQDSEDTAAYCVNI from the exons ATGGCGGTGTCTCAGGTGAGTCCCGGTGTGTTCCTCagtgatctggactcagctctgAACGTCGGTGTGTTGACCAGCAGGAACATCACCCTCATCATTAACGCCAGTGGACTGCAGGACGTGTCCTACCCTCAGCTGGACCTGCAGCTCCTTCACGTCCCCGTCCAGGATCAACCTCACGCCCCCCTAAGCCACTACTTTGAATCTGTGGCTGAAAGGATCAGTCAGAACCAGACAGGGGCCACGCTGGTCCACTGCACCGCAGGCAGGAGTCGATCCCCCACCCTGATCATGGCCTACCTGATGAG gtgtgaGGGTCTTAGCCTTCGTCGGGCTCATGAGCAGGTTCTGGATCAGCGACCCTTCATCAGACCCAATGCAGGATTCTGGTTGCAGCTGATGGAGTATGAGCGGACTCTGTTCAGCAGGAACTCAGTGCGGATGGTGAGGACGTCCTGCGGCGTCCTGCCAGAGGCTCTGCaggactctgaggacacagctGCGTACTGTGTTAACATCTGA
- the polr2d gene encoding DNA-directed RNA polymerase II subunit RPB4 has product MAAGGGAAPPHVGDVEEDASQLLFPKEFENAETLLNSEVHMLLEHRKQQNESAEDEQELSEVFMKTLNYTARFSRFKNRETITAVRSLLLQKKLHKFELSSLANLCPEAAEEAKALIPSLEGRFEDEELQQILDDIQTKRSFQY; this is encoded by the exons ATGGCGGCGGGAGGCGGCGCTGCTCCTCCTCATGTCGGTGATGTTGAAGAAGACGCgtcacagctgctgtttcctAAAG AGTTTGAGAATGCGGAGACGCTGCTGAACTCTGAAGTCCACATGCTGCTGGaacacaggaagcagcagaACGAGAGCGCGGAGGACGAACAGGAACTGTCCGAGGTTTTCATGAAGACTCTGAACTACACGGCTCGATTCAGCCGCTTCAAGAACAGAGAGACCATCACGGCCGTGCGCAG tcTCCTCCTGCAGAAGAAACTTCATAAGTTCGAGTTGTCAAGTTTAGCGAACTTGTGTccggaggctgcagaggaggccAAAGCTCTGATCCCCAG TCTGGAGGGACGCTTCGAAgacgaggagctgcagcagatccTTGATGACATCCAGACCAAGAGGAGCTTCCAGTACTGA
- the LOC138412087 gene encoding olfactory receptor 4E2-like encodes MKITLNSTHVSYFTLGAYFDTGLFKYLYFMILFILYLLIVCANVLLIVVICMNRSLHEPMYVFLCSLFVNELYGSTGLFPLLLVQILSDVHTVSASVCLLQVFCLYSYGGVEIFTLAIMSYDRYLAICLPLQYNRQMTSNKIIMLVALSWIYPLLSNFFFSQAVPLQLCGNIINKVYCDNYYIVKLSCSDTTVNNIVGLTHMFTVIFGLIILILYTYARILKVCFSGSKQTRQKAVSTCTPHLLSLLNFSFGAFFEIMQSRFNLKSLPKLLRIFLSLYWLLCQPLVNPLLYGLQMSKIRIVYKNLLFGRKM; translated from the coding sequence ATGAAGATCACATTGAACTCCACACATGTTTCTTATTTTACGCTTGGTGCCTACTTTGACACTGGACTTTTCAAATACTTGTATTTCATGATACTTTTCATTTTGTACTTGTTGATCGTTTGTGCCAACGTGCTGCTGATTGTAGTTATCTGTATGAACAGAAGTCTCCATGAACCTATGTAcgtgtttctgtgcagcctgTTTGTAAATGAACTGTACGGCAGCACAGGCTTGTTTCCTTTGCTCCTGGTTCAGATTCTCTCGGACGTTCACACGGTTTCTGCTTCAGTTTGTCTCCTGCAGGTTTTCTGTCTCTACTCTTACGGCGGCGTGGAGATATTCACCTTAGCCATCATGTCCTATGACAGATATCTTGCTATATGTCTCCCTCTGCAGTACAACAGACAAATGACATCTAATAAGATCATCATGCTCGTTGCTCTAAGTTGGATTTATCCTCTGTTATccaacttcttcttctctcaggcCGTCCCTCTACAGCTGTgtggaaacatcatcaacaaggTTTACTGTGACAATTATTACATCGTCAAACTGTCGTGTTCTGACACCACGGTCAACAACATCGTTGGACTCACTCACATGTTCACAGTCATCTTTGGTCTCATCATTTTGATTCTCTACACGTACGCGAGgattttaaaagtttgtttctCTGGTTCGAAGCAGACGAGACAAAAAGCCGTCAGCACCTGCACCCCCCACCTGCTGTCGCTGCTCAACTTCTCCTTCGGGGCTTTCTTTGAAATCATGCAGAGCAGGTTTAATTTGAAAAGTCTTCCCAAACTGTTACGTATTTTTTTATCGTTGTACTGGCTCCTATGTCAGCCGCTCGTCAACCCGTTACTGTACGGACTGCAAATGTCCAAAATACGCATTGTATACAAGAATCTGCTCTTTGGGAGGAAAATGTGA
- the LOC138412086 gene encoding olfactory receptor 11A1-like yields MNSSRVSYFTLAAYVDSGLLRYLFFMMLLSLYLLIVCANVLLIVVICMNRSLHEPMYVFLCSLFVNELYGSTGLFPLLLVQILSDVHTVSLPLCFLQIFCVHSYGHVEFLTLAIMSYDRYLAICRPLQYNSVMTANKVAALTAVIWSVSVIAVLVTVSLMARLKLCGNIITKVYCDNYSLVKLACSDTSVNNIFGLLYMFSVVISLLVLILFTYARILKVCFSGSKQTRQKAISTCTPHLLSLLNFSFGAFFEIMQSRFNMSSLHMMSRVFLSLYWLTCQPLFNPVLYGLKISKIRIMFKNVLCGKKP; encoded by the coding sequence ATGAACTCCTCCAGAGTTTCTTATTTCACTCTGGCTGCGTATGTGGACTCTGGACTGTTGAGATACTTGTTCTTCATGATGCTCCTGTCGTTGTACTTGTTGATCGTTTGTGCCAACGTGCTGCTGATTGTAGTTATCTGTATGAACAGAAGTCTCCATGAACCTATGTAcgtgtttctgtgcagcctgTTTGTAAATGAACTGTACGGCAGCACAGGCTTGTTTCCTTTGCTCCTGGTTCAGATTCTCTCGGACGTTCACAcggtttctcttcctctgtgtttcctgcagatCTTCTGTGTTCACTCTTATGGTCATGTAGAATTTTTGACTTTAGCCATCATGTCTTATGACCGATACCTTGCTATATGTCGCCCTCTGCAGTATAACAGCGTAATGACAGCAAACAAGGTGGCTGCTCTCACTGCAGTGATCTGGTCCGTCTCTGTCATTGCGGTCCTGGTTACTGTGTCTCTAATGGCTCGTCTGAAACTCTGCGGGAACATTATCACCAAAGTTTACTGTGACAACTACTCTCTGGTGAAACTCGCCTGTTCCGACACGTCCGTCAACAACATCTTCGGACTCCTGTACATGTTTTCTGTAGTGATTAGTCTCCTTGTTTTGATCTTGTTCACGTACGCGAGgattttaaaagtttgtttctCTGGTTCGAAGCAGACGAGACAAAAAGCTATCAGCACCTGCACCCCCCACCTGCTGTCGCTGCTCAACTTCTCCTTCGGGGCTTTCTTTGAAATCATGCAGAGCAGGTTTAACATGAGCAGTTTACACATGATGTCAcgtgtgtttttatctttatattggCTCACATGTCAACCGCTGTTCAACCCGGTTCTGTACGGACTGAAAATATCCAAAATACGcatcatgtttaaaaatgtgctttgcGGGAAAAAACCCTAA
- the LOC109644897 gene encoding olfactory receptor 10A6-like has product MNSSRVSYFTLAAYLDSGLLRYLFFMMLLSLYLLIVCANVLLIVVICMNRSLHEPMYVFLCSLFVNELYGSTGLFPLLLVQILSDVHTVSLPLCFLQNFLLYSYGGAEYLNLAVMSYDRYLAICCPLQYNTHMTVKKIAVLISVAWFCPLLLCLVMTSLSNSLHLCGTIIEKVYCDNFSIVKLACSDTTVNNIYGLFVSSLSIFSPLILIFFSYMKILKICLSGSKQTRQKAVSTCAPHLVSLLNFSCGACFEILQSRFRMRTLPNVLRIFLSLYWLTCQPLLNPLVYGLNLSKMRIICKSLVFAEITR; this is encoded by the coding sequence ATGAACTCCTCCAGAGTTTCTTATTTCACTCTGGCTGCGTATCTGGACTCTGGACTGTTGAGATACTTGTTCTTCATGATGCTCCTGTCGTTGTACTTGTTGATCGTTTGTGCCAACGTGCTGCTGATTGTAGTTATCTGTATGAACAGAAGTCTCCATGAACCTATGTAcgtgtttctgtgcagcctgTTTGTAAATGAACTGTACGGCAGCACAGGCTTGTTTCCTTTGCTCCTGGTTCAGATTCTCTCGGACGTTCACAcggtttctcttcctctgtgtttcctgcagaacTTCCTGTTGTACTCGTACGGAGGTGCAGAGTATTTAAACCTGGCCGTCATGTCTTATGACCGATACCTCGCTATATGTTGCCCTCTgcagtacaacacacacatgacagtTAAGAAGATTGCAGTACTAATCAGCGTGGCGTGGTTTTGTCCTTTGCTTCTGTGTTTAGTTATGACGTCTTTGAGTAACTCTTTACATCTGTGTGGAACCATTATTGAGAAAGTTTACTGTGACAACTTCTCCATAGTCAAACTGGCCTGTTCCGACACCACAGTCAACAACATCTATGGACTGTTTGTGAGCTCTTTGTCAATATTTTCTCCTCTAATTCTCATTTTCTTCTCCTACATGAAGATTCTGAAGATCTGTCTCTCTGGCTCCAAGCAGACGAGACAGAAAGCCGTCAGCACGTGTGCTCCTCACCTGGTCTCTCTGCTCAACTTCTCATGTGGAGCTTGTTTTGAAATCCTGCAGAGCAGATTTCGCATGAGGACGTTACCCAATGTTTTGAGGATATTCTTGTCCTTGTACTGGCTCACGTGTCAGCCGCTGCTCAACCCGTTAGTCTACGGACTGAATCTGTCCAAAATGCGCATCATATGTAAAAGTCTTGTTTTTGCTGAAATAACACGTTGA
- the LOC138412016 gene encoding olfactory receptor 11A1-like yields the protein MMMMNSSRVSYFTLAAYLDSGLLRYLFFMMLLSLYLLIVCANVLLIVVICMNRSLHEPMYVFLCSLFVNELYGSTGLFPLLLVQILSDVHTVSLPLCFLQIFCVYSYACVEFFNLAVMSYDRYLAICCPLQYNTRMTTTKVTMLIVAVWLFPCLAIVVLISLTSPLQLCGNIIHKVYCGNYAIVKLSCSDTTVNNIYGLMYTVISIILPLVLILYTYVRILTVCFSGCKQTRQKAVSTCTPHLLSLLNFSFGVCFQILQSRFDMSGVPHILGILLSLYFLTCQPLFTPALYGLKMSKIWIICKRMLCGNMSA from the coding sequence atgatgatgatgaactcCTCCAGAGTTTCTTATTTCACTCTGGCTGCGTATCTGGACTCTGGACTGTTGAGATACTTGTTCTTCATGATGCTCCTGTCGTTGTACTTGTTGATCGTTTGTGCCAACGTGCTGCTGATTGTAGTTATCTGTATGAACAGAAGTCTCCATGAACCTATGTAcgtgtttctgtgcagcctgTTTGTAAATGAACTGTACGGCAGCACAGGCTTGTTTCCTTTGCTCCTGGTTCAGATTCTCTCGGACGTTCACAcggtttctcttcctctgtgtttcctgcagatCTTCTGTGTTTATTCTTACGCTTGTGTGGAGTTTTTTAATTTAGCCGTGATGTCGTACGACAGATACCTGGCCATCTGTTGTCCTCTGCAGTACAACACACGTATGACAACTACAAAAGTTACGATGCTAATTGTTGCAGTGTGGTTGTTCCCTTGTCTTGCGATTGTTGTTTTGATCTCATTGACTTCACCTTTACAGCTGTGTGGAAACATCATTCACAAAGTTTACTGTGGAAACTACGCGATAGTCAAACTGTCGTGTTCTGACACCACAGTCAACAACATCTACGGACTCATGTACACAGTTATCTCCATCATCCTCCCTCTGGTTTTGATTCTCTACACGTACGTGAGGATtttaacagtttgtttctctggttGTAAACAGACGAGACAAAAAGCCGTCAGCACCTgcaccccccacctcctctctctgctcaacTTCTCCTTCGGGGTTTGTTTTCAAATACTACAGAGCAGGTTCGATATGAGCGGCGTCCCGCACATATTGggtattttattatctttatacTTTCTGACATGTCAGCCGCTCTTCACTCCGGCACTGTACGGACTGAAAATGTCTAAGATCTGGATCATATGTAAACGTATGTTGTGTGGAAACATGTCAGcgtga
- the LOC138412088 gene encoding olfactory receptor 11A1-like, with translation MWRNMNSSRVSYFTLAAYLDSGLLRYLFFMMLLSLYLLIVCANVLLIVVICMNRSLHEPMYVFLCSLFVNELYGSTGLFPLLLVQILSDVHTVSLPLCFLQIFCVHSYVCVGYLNLTVMSYDRYLAICCPLQYNTHMTTTKVMMLIVVSWLFPCLAVVVLISLTSPLQLCGNIIHKVYCDNYSVVKLSCSDTTVNNIYGLMYTVIAIILPLVLILYTYLRILTVCFSGCKQTRQKAVSTCTPHLLSLLNFSFGVCFEVLQSRFDMSSVPTVLRIFLSLYFLTCQPLFNPVMYGLKTSKIRNIYVHRVS, from the coding sequence ATGTGGAGGAATATGAACTCCTCCAGAGTTTCTTATTTCACTCTGGCTGCGTATCTGGACTCTGGACTGTTGAGATACTTGTTCTTCATGATGCTCCTGTCGTTGTACTTGTTGATCGTTTGTGCCAACGTGCTGCTGATTGTAGTTATCTGTATGAACAGAAGTCTCCATGAACCTATGTAcgtgtttctgtgcagcctgTTTGTAAATGAACTGTACGGCAGCACAGGCTTGTTTCCTTTGCTCCTGGTTCAGATTCTCTCGGACGTTCACAcggtttctcttcctctgtgtttcctgcagatCTTCTGTGTTCACTCTTATGTTTGTGTTGGATATTTAAATCTTACCGTGATGTCGTACGACAGATATCTGGCCATCTGTTGTCCTCTgcagtacaacacacacatgacaacTACAAAAGTTATGATGCTAATTGTTGTCTCGTGGTTGTTCCCTTGTCTTGCGGTCGTGGTTTTGATCTCATTGACTTCACCTTTACAGCTGTGTGGAAACATCATTCACAAAGTTTACTGTGACAATTATTCTGTGGTGAAACTGTCGTGTTCTGACACCACAGTCAACAACATCTACGGACTCATGTACACAGTTATCGCCATCATCCTCCCTCTGGTTTTGATTCTCTACACGTACCTGAGGATtttaacagtttgtttctctggttGTAAACAGACGAGACAAAAAGCCGTCAGCACCTgcaccccccacctcctctctctgctcaacTTCTCCTTCGGGGTTTGTTTTGAAGTATTACAGAGCAGGTTCGATATGAGCAGTGTTCCTACTGTGTTGAGgatatttttatctttatattttctaaCATGTCAGCCGCTCTTCAACCCTGTGATGTACGGACTGAAAACGTCTAAAATCCGTAACATATACGTCCATCGGGTGTCATGA
- the LOC109645498 gene encoding olfactory receptor 11A1-like has product MKTMMNSTQFSYFMLSAFFNSGLLRYLFFMMLLSLYLLIVCANVLLIVVICMNRSLHEPMYVFLCSLFVNELYGSTGLFPLLLVQILSDVHTVSLPLCFLQIFCVYSYGSVEFTNLAVMSYDRYLAICCPLQYNTHMTPHKIAFLIAVVWLPPCAAVFVTTFLTWSLQLCGNIIHKVYCDNYSVIKLACSDTRVNNIYELVAAFLTVCVPVSVSLYFYVRILTVCFSGCKQTRQKAVSTCTPHLLSLLNFSCGVCFEVLQSRFDMSTLPLVMRIFLSLYFLTCQPLFNSIMYGLNMSKIRLLCKSLLLRSSSKRV; this is encoded by the coding sequence ATGAAAACCATGATGAACTCCACAcagttttcatatttcatgCTCAGTGCTTTCTTCAACTCTGGACTGTTGAGATACTTGTTCTTCATGATGCTCCTGTCGTTGTACTTGTTGATCGTTTGTGCCAACGTGCTGCTGATTGTAGTTATCTGTATGAACAGAAGTCTCCATGAACCTATGTAcgtgtttctgtgcagcctgTTTGTAAATGAACTGTACGGCAGCACAGGCTTGTTTCCTTTGCTCCTGGTTCAGATTCTCTCGGACGTTCACAcggtttctctccctctgtgtttcctgcagatCTTCTGTGTTTATTCCTATGGAAGTGTAGAATTTACTAATTTAGCCGTGATGTCGTACGACAGATATCTGGCCATCTGTTGTCCTCTgcagtacaacacacacatgacgCCTCATAAAATTGCTTTTCTCATTGCAGTTGTGTGGTTACCTCCCTGTGCTGCAGTTTTTGTCACAACGTTTCTGACGTGGtctctgcagctgtgtggaAACATCATTCACAAAGTTTACTGTGATAACTACTCCGTCATTAAACTGGCCTGTTCTGACACCAGAGTCAATAACATCTATGAACTGGTGGCTGCTTTTCTCACAGTCTGTGttcctgtgtctgtgagtcTTTATTTCTACGTGAGGATtttaacagtttgtttctctggttGTAAACAGACGAGACAAAAAGCCGTCAGCACCTgcaccccccacctcctctctctgctcaacTTCTCCTGCGGGGTTTGTTTCGAAGTATTACAGAGCAGGTTCGATATGAGCACTTTACCTCTTGTGATGAGAATATTTTTATCCTTGTACTTTCTCACATGTCAGCCGCTCTTCAACTCCATCATGTACGGTCTGAACATGTCCAAAATACGCCTCCTATGTAAAAGTCTGCTCTTAAGATCCTCCAGCAAACGTGTTTGA
- the LOC109645497 gene encoding olfactory receptor 2A14-like: protein MMMNLTLNDFVLEAYLHVGTLRYLFFMLTAVLYMFIIISNTSLIVVICMNRSLHEPMYVFLCSLFVNELYGSTGLFPFLLVQILSDVHTVSPPLCFLQIFCLYTYANVEFCNLAVMSYDRYLAICCPLQYNTRMTSNKAVIFIIVLWLYSSVKCLVTLLLNIRLTLCGNVLNNLYCNNFLVVKLACSDTTVNNIYGLFGVFITILVPLLPILFSYMKILKVCFSGSKQTRQKAVSTVTPHLVSLLNFSFGCCFEILQSRFDVSNLPKVLRLILSLYFSVLQPLLNPIMFGLQMSKLRNMCKRQLWFVVFTGHRVSV from the coding sequence atgatgatgaatttaactttaaatgattTTGTTCTTGAGGCGTATTTACATGTGGGAACTCTGCGCTACTTGTTCTTCATGTTGACTGCAGTGCTTTACATGTTcatcatcatttccaacacGTCTCTGATTGTAGTTATCTGTATGAACAGAAGTCTCCATGAACCTATGTAcgtgtttctgtgcagcctgTTTGTAAATGAACTGTACGGCAGCACAGGCTTGTTTCCGTTCCTCCTGGTTCAGATTCTCTCGGACGTTCACAcggtttctcctcctctgtgtttcctgcagatCTTCTGTTTGTACACGTATGCAAATGTTGAGTTTTGTAATTTAGCCGTGATGTCGTACGACAGATATCTGGCCATCTGTTGTCCTCTGCAGTACAACACACGTATGACGTCTAACAAAGCCGTTATCTTCATTATTGTGCTCTGGTTGTATTCCTCTGTAAAGTGCTTAGTTACTTTATTGTTAAACATCCGTTTGACACTGTGTGGGAACGTCTTAAATAATTTGTATTGTAATAACTTCCTCGTGGTAAAGTTAGCGTGTTCCGACACCACAGTGAACAACATCTACGGACTGTTTGGAGTTTTTATAACCATCTTAGTTCCTCTGCTCCCGATCCTGTTCTCCTACATGAAGATTCTCAAAGTTTGTTTCTCTGGTTCCAAACAGACGAGACAAAAAGCCGTCAGTACCGTCACCCCCCACCTGGTGTCGCTGCTCAACTTCTCTTTCGGCTGTTGCTTTGAGATCCTGCAGAGCAGGTTTGATGTGTCCAATCTTCCCAAAGTGCTCAGACTCATCTTGTCCTTGTatttctctgtgctgcagcctcTGTTGAATCCCATCATGTTTGGATTGCAAATGTCAAAACTACGGAACATGTGTAAACGTCAGTTGTGGTTTGTCGTGTTTACAGGCCACAGAGTCTCTGTGTAG
- the LOC109623643 gene encoding olfactory receptor 4S1-like produces the protein MENNSEIVFVLQGLNDSLINRQLYFALALTSYLFTIFVNVTLIATVCVEKTLHEPIYIFLCNLCMNGICGASSFYPKLLHDLLADSHVISYLGCMMQMFVAYSYMFCEFTSLTVMAYDRYLAICRPLQYRALMTPQKVAQLLLLTWCFTLLESMVGMVLTTRLQLCGRNLDKLFCTNWDVVKLSCGGDTLVNNVYGFVLMLSHVTQTGLILVSYAHLVRASLRSRSDRRKFVQTCLPHLVTLLVFTLSTVFDVMYSRYGSGSAPQALRNALAAECLVIPPLINPMIYGIKLQHIRTRILRNMGLTAESPHP, from the coding sequence ATGGAGAATAACTCTGAGATTGTCTTCGTGCTTCAGGGTCTTAACGACTCCCTGATCAACCGACAGCTGTACTTTGCGTTGGCGTTGACGTCTTACCTGTTCACCATCTTCGTGAACGTGACGCTCATCGCCACCGTGTGTGTGGAGAAGACGCTGCACGAGCCCATCTACATCTTCCTGTGTAACCTGTGCATGAACGGGATCTGCGGAGCGTCTAGTTTCTACCCGAAGCTGCTGCACGACCTCCTGGCCGACTCCCATGTCATCTCGTACTTGGGCTGCATGATGCAGATGTTTGTTGCGTACAGTTACATGTTCTGTGAGTTTACCAGTTTAACCGTCATGGCGTACGACCGGTACCTGGCCATCTGCAGGCCGCTGCAGTACCGGGCTCTGATGACGCCGCAGAAGGTGgcgcagctgctgctgctcacctgGTGCTTCACGTTGCTGGAGAGCATGGTGGGCATGGTCCTGACCACCAGGCTGCAGCTCTGCGGACGCAACCTGGACAAGTTGTTCTGCACCAACTGGGACGTGGTGAAACTGTCCTGCGGCGGGGACACGCTCGTCAACAACGTGTACGGCTTCGTGCTCATGTTGTCGCACGTGACTCAGACCGGACTCATCCTGGTCTCGTACGCTCACCTGGTGCGAGCTTCGCTGCGCTCGCGCTCGGACCGCCGGAAGTTCGTGCAGACGTGTCTCCCGCACCTCGTCACGCTCCTCGTGTTCACGCTCTCGACCGTGTTCGACGTCATGTACTCGCGCTACGGCAGCGGGAGCGCGCCTCAGGCGCTGCGGAACGCACTGGCTGCGGAGTGTCTGGTGATTCCTCCGCTCATCAACCCGATGATCTACGGAATCAAACTGCAGCACATCCGGACCCGCATCCTGCGCAACATGGGCCTGACTGCGGAGAGTCCGCATCCATGA